ATTGGTCAAGCGCCTGGTTGAACAAAAGCGCAAAGGGACCATTTACTTTCTGATACGAGAAAGCAGCTTGGACAAGGTTGCTGGTTTGCAAAAGTACTGGGGAGCCAAAAAAGGGCAGTGTGTGCCTGTGGTGGGGGACCTGACGAAACCAAAGCTGGGTTTGAAGGCCACCGAAATCAAGGAACTCAGCAAGAACATCGCTCACTTTTTTCACCTGGCGGCCATTTACGATTTGGCAGCCGATGCAGACAGCCAACACGAGACCAATATCAAAGGGACCGAGAATGCGGTGGACCTGGCCAATGCAGTTGGAGCGGGCTGTTTTCAGTTGACCTCGTCAATTGCAGCGGCGGGCTTGTATGAAGGCATTTTCCGTGAAGACATGTTCGAGGAAGCCGAGAACCTGGATCACCCATACTTTCGCACCAAGCACGATTCAGAGGCAATTGTTCGCAAGAAAGTCAAAGGTGCCTGGCGCGTATATCGCCCGGGCTTCGTGGTGGGCGATTCAAAAACCGGTGAAATGGACAAGATTGACGGGCCGTACTACCTGTTCAAGCTGATCCAGAAAATGCGCAAACTGCTGCCTTCATGGGTGCCTACGATTGGCATCGAAGGTGGTCGCATCAACATCGTACCCGTTGATTTCGTGGTGAACGCCATGGATTACATTGCCCACTTGCCCGATCAGGATGGCAAGGCTTTTCACCTGGTGGACCCAAACCCCGGTCGAATTGGTGATGTGCTGAATATTTTTGCGCGCGCGGCCCATGCGCCGAAAATGGAAATGCGCATCAACGCGGCCATGTTTGGTTTCGTGCCGGGTGCCGTGAAGAAAGGCTTGATGAGCTTGACCCCGGTGCGCCGTATTCGCAATGCTCTTTTGAAAGATCTGGCCTTGCCCGAAGAAGTGTTTGGCTACATCAATTGGCCAACACGCTACGACTGCCGGCAAACCTTGGCGGCACTGGATGGCAGCGGCATTGAATGCCCACGCCTTGAAGATTACGCCTGGGCCATTTGGGATTACTGGGAACGCCACCTGGACCCCGATTTGTTCATTGACCGCAGCCTGAATGGCCAGGTCAAGGACAAGGTGGTGCTGATCACCGGGGGTTCATCGGGCATTGGCTTGGCCGCAGCGCAGAAATTTGCGGCAGCAGGTGCCATCACCATTATTTGTGGTCGAGATGAGGAAAAGCTGGCTGAAGCCAAGGCCTTGATCAAGTCGGAAGGCAATACCCTGCATACCTATTCAGTGGACATTGCAGACATGCAGGACTGCGACCGCTTTGTTGCGCAACTTCTGAATGATTTTGGCCATGTGGATGTGCTGGTGAACAACGCGGGCCGC
The nucleotide sequence above comes from Limnobacter thiooxidans. Encoded proteins:
- a CDS encoding SDR family oxidoreductase, producing MNYFVTGATGFIGKRLVKRLVEQKRKGTIYFLIRESSLDKVAGLQKYWGAKKGQCVPVVGDLTKPKLGLKATEIKELSKNIAHFFHLAAIYDLAADADSQHETNIKGTENAVDLANAVGAGCFQLTSSIAAAGLYEGIFREDMFEEAENLDHPYFRTKHDSEAIVRKKVKGAWRVYRPGFVVGDSKTGEMDKIDGPYYLFKLIQKMRKLLPSWVPTIGIEGGRINIVPVDFVVNAMDYIAHLPDQDGKAFHLVDPNPGRIGDVLNIFARAAHAPKMEMRINAAMFGFVPGAVKKGLMSLTPVRRIRNALLKDLALPEEVFGYINWPTRYDCRQTLAALDGSGIECPRLEDYAWAIWDYWERHLDPDLFIDRSLNGQVKDKVVLITGGSSGIGLAAAQKFAAAGAITIICGRDEEKLAEAKALIKSEGNTLHTYSVDIADMQDCDRFVAQLLNDFGHVDVLVNNAGRSIRRGIENSFDRFHDLERTMQLNYFGALRVTYGLLPKMMERRKGHVVNISSIGVLTNAPRFSAYVASKGALDSWTRCAASEFADLNITFTTINMPLVRTPMIAPTKLYNNVPTLSPEQAADLIAQAVIHKPVRIATRLGVLGQVMHALIPKPAQILMNTSFRMFPDSESAAKGKKGGGPSAEQVAFSTLMQGIHF